A region from the Pirellulaceae bacterium genome encodes:
- a CDS encoding PmoA family protein: MSFIVQRRTLLALVMVLFGALEASSNPLRVEHDKVAGTISVFRTTSDEPILTQNAKVDFRPYIHPIVAPDGDGVLTEYSPGHHKHQTGLYWGFTRVNGRDFFHHPEGTHWRRVSAEVTTKDDQATHDDEATHDDEVAWKTVYELLDDSGNTMLTETQHWRMHVHDDEYVLDLEWIGEAKVDITIGKYDYGGLFLRMPWREGIAAEVVNAARQRNTRAEGQRAPWLDVGMQVDGREDLAHIAIFDHSKNPGFPQPWRVDGQMGVGPVRARLGDWKIPQGEKVVIRHQLIVFTGELNDLSLTNQWGEFSGQRGTWALWNIAQKEGRQAEFLTPEKAVESMSLQDGFEVNAYAAEPMITQPMAFCWDDRGRIWVAENRDYESRGHGFSNSGDSRILILEDTDHDGVADSRKVFAEGIPFPSGIAVGFDGLWLGAPPNLLFVPDRNKDDKADADAIEVRLTGWGIRDRHETLNSLHWGPDGWLYGCQGFATPSRVGKPAGEGRLFRKGEAFPKQIKFRDEPVDINGGVWRYHPTKDRFEVVAHGFSNPWGLDYDGKGQLFISACVIPHLWHVIPGGIYHRQGGSHFNPHVYSDIRTIADHRHRSAHGGARVYLSDAFPQKYKNRIFMANIHEHAVLTDILEPKGSGFIGRHGDDFLLANNAQWIGFSVEIGPEGAVYILDWHDADICGKEVLHKETGRIFRISATDSKAKPWKGRYSNLALLEDAELVKLQLSESAWHARRARLILQQRAEERQLKSATHQQLRTILEEETFTDHRLRVLWALHVTGGISHDDLLHLLSDPDAHVRAWSIQLLCEDLDPPAEALDRFANMAREDESAVVRLYLAAALQRLPHEQRWPIAAQLVTHAKDINDHNIPKMIWFAVEPMVAENPTKGLRLATRSQIPVITRFIARRLGHADEFQPVVATVEAQPAIQHLLLLGLRDALEGRFDVTPPNNWNRVRQTLARNSDAARVATELSQHFGNATAVKEMLTVVQNSDADLADRQRALTNLAAQQEPELEAVLFQLMNDDDLRAHAIRAMASYDNKRMSELLLKRYATLSTDEKLEVVHTLAARPSYGWQLTQALKRGDVPRRDVPAYVARLLQRVVGNGFLEVWGPIDGISADTKAAFAKYRELLTEEALQAARPGHGRLVFRRTCAACHKLYDDGGQIGPDITGANRTNLEYILGNVLTPSAIIQDAYKMHLILTDEGRVFSGIPADEDERQLRLRVANQDQPVVIPKSQIESREIAPVSMMPDGLLNTLSEREVLDLVAYLKSLKQVPLPETDAK, encoded by the coding sequence ATGAGTTTTATTGTTCAACGCCGTACTCTGCTTGCCTTGGTGATGGTTCTGTTTGGAGCGCTTGAGGCCTCGAGTAATCCGTTGCGAGTCGAGCACGACAAGGTAGCAGGAACCATTTCGGTTTTTCGAACCACGAGCGACGAACCCATTCTGACCCAAAATGCGAAGGTAGATTTCCGACCCTACATCCATCCGATTGTTGCTCCAGATGGTGATGGAGTGCTAACAGAATACAGTCCCGGTCACCACAAACATCAAACAGGATTGTATTGGGGATTTACCCGAGTCAACGGGCGTGATTTTTTCCATCATCCCGAAGGAACTCATTGGCGACGAGTCTCGGCTGAAGTGACCACGAAAGATGACCAAGCCACGCACGATGACGAAGCCACGCACGATGACGAAGTAGCATGGAAAACCGTTTACGAATTGCTAGACGACTCGGGCAACACGATGCTGACCGAGACACAACATTGGAGGATGCACGTGCACGATGACGAGTACGTGCTTGACTTGGAGTGGATTGGTGAAGCCAAAGTCGATATCACAATTGGAAAATACGACTATGGCGGACTCTTTCTTCGCATGCCATGGCGCGAGGGAATCGCCGCTGAAGTTGTGAATGCGGCTCGTCAGCGCAACACACGAGCTGAGGGTCAACGAGCTCCTTGGCTTGACGTCGGGATGCAAGTGGACGGACGAGAAGATCTCGCCCATATCGCAATCTTTGACCATTCCAAGAATCCCGGCTTCCCTCAACCTTGGCGAGTGGATGGTCAAATGGGAGTCGGACCGGTGAGAGCCAGGTTGGGTGATTGGAAAATCCCCCAAGGTGAAAAGGTAGTCATTCGGCATCAACTGATTGTCTTTACGGGTGAACTGAACGACCTGAGTTTGACCAACCAATGGGGTGAGTTTAGCGGACAACGGGGAACCTGGGCTTTGTGGAATATTGCCCAGAAGGAAGGACGCCAAGCCGAATTCTTGACTCCCGAGAAAGCCGTCGAGTCAATGAGTTTACAGGACGGCTTCGAGGTTAATGCCTATGCAGCCGAACCAATGATTACGCAGCCCATGGCGTTTTGCTGGGACGATCGAGGACGAATCTGGGTGGCTGAAAATCGCGACTATGAATCTCGTGGTCATGGATTCTCAAATTCAGGAGACAGCCGCATTCTCATTCTCGAAGATACCGACCATGATGGCGTCGCTGACAGTCGCAAGGTCTTTGCCGAAGGCATTCCATTTCCATCCGGCATCGCCGTCGGCTTTGACGGGTTGTGGTTAGGAGCGCCACCCAATTTGTTGTTTGTTCCGGATCGAAACAAAGATGACAAAGCCGACGCCGATGCGATTGAGGTTCGTCTGACCGGCTGGGGCATCCGAGACCGACACGAAACGCTCAATTCGCTGCACTGGGGACCCGACGGATGGCTGTATGGCTGTCAAGGGTTCGCAACACCTTCTCGTGTTGGTAAACCCGCGGGGGAAGGCAGATTGTTTCGAAAAGGCGAAGCATTTCCAAAACAGATCAAATTTCGCGACGAACCGGTGGACATCAACGGTGGAGTCTGGCGATATCATCCGACCAAAGATCGTTTCGAAGTTGTTGCACACGGCTTCAGCAATCCTTGGGGACTTGATTACGACGGCAAGGGTCAGCTATTCATTTCGGCCTGCGTCATCCCCCATCTCTGGCATGTTATTCCAGGTGGGATCTATCATCGTCAGGGCGGCAGCCATTTCAACCCGCACGTCTACAGTGACATTCGTACCATTGCGGATCACCGGCATCGGTCCGCTCACGGTGGTGCGCGCGTTTATCTGTCCGATGCGTTTCCGCAAAAATATAAGAATCGCATCTTCATGGCCAACATTCACGAGCACGCCGTGTTGACCGATATTCTCGAGCCGAAAGGATCTGGATTCATTGGACGTCATGGGGACGATTTCTTGCTTGCCAATAACGCTCAATGGATTGGGTTTAGCGTAGAGATCGGTCCAGAAGGGGCTGTGTACATCTTAGATTGGCACGATGCTGATATTTGTGGAAAAGAGGTTCTGCACAAAGAAACAGGCCGGATCTTTCGCATCTCGGCTACTGATTCTAAAGCGAAGCCGTGGAAAGGACGTTACTCCAATCTGGCATTACTCGAAGATGCGGAACTGGTGAAACTTCAATTGAGCGAGAGTGCTTGGCACGCTCGTCGTGCGCGATTAATCCTTCAACAACGAGCTGAAGAGCGACAGCTCAAGTCCGCAACTCACCAACAGCTTCGAACAATCCTCGAAGAAGAAACTTTTACCGACCATCGATTACGCGTACTTTGGGCTCTTCATGTCACGGGCGGCATCTCGCATGACGATCTCCTTCACTTGCTCAGCGATCCGGACGCTCATGTCCGAGCGTGGTCCATTCAACTGTTGTGTGAGGATCTTGATCCGCCAGCCGAAGCGCTGGATCGCTTTGCCAATATGGCTCGTGAGGACGAATCGGCAGTGGTCCGGCTCTATTTGGCCGCCGCCCTTCAACGCTTGCCACACGAACAACGCTGGCCCATTGCAGCCCAACTGGTAACGCATGCGAAAGACATCAACGATCACAACATTCCCAAAATGATTTGGTTTGCGGTCGAGCCGATGGTGGCTGAAAACCCCACAAAAGGGCTGCGGCTAGCAACTCGTAGTCAGATACCCGTCATCACGAGATTCATCGCGCGACGTCTGGGCCATGCGGACGAATTTCAACCAGTTGTCGCCACTGTCGAAGCGCAACCCGCAATTCAACATCTTTTGCTTTTGGGACTTCGCGACGCACTTGAAGGTCGATTCGACGTGACGCCGCCAAACAACTGGAATCGTGTGCGACAAACGCTTGCTCGTAACAGCGATGCGGCTCGTGTCGCCACGGAACTCTCCCAGCATTTTGGCAACGCGACAGCAGTCAAAGAAATGCTAACAGTTGTCCAGAATTCTGATGCCGATCTAGCCGATCGCCAACGTGCACTCACGAATCTCGCAGCTCAGCAAGAGCCCGAACTGGAAGCGGTGTTGTTCCAGTTGATGAATGATGATGATCTAAGGGCGCACGCGATTCGAGCGATGGCTTCCTACGACAACAAGCGTATGTCTGAGCTGTTGTTGAAGCGTTACGCAACGCTTTCGACAGATGAAAAACTGGAGGTTGTGCACACATTGGCCGCCCGTCCGAGTTACGGCTGGCAACTGACACAAGCTCTCAAACGTGGTGATGTCCCAAGGCGGGATGTCCCGGCATACGTCGCTCGACTGTTGCAACGAGTCGTCGGGAACGGTTTCCTCGAAGTCTGGGGACCGATCGACGGTATCTCGGCCGATACCAAAGCTGCATTTGCGAAATACCGTGAGCTGTTGACGGAGGAAGCCCTTCAGGCCGCGCGTCCCGGTCACGGACGACTTGTGTTTCGACGAACTTGCGCCGCATGTCACAAACTTTATGACGACGGAGGGCAGATCGGCCCTGATATCACCGGCGCCAATCGGACCAATCTCGAATACATCCTGGGCAACGTGTTGACTCCCAGCGCTATCATTCAAGACGCATACAAGATGCATCTAATTCTCACCGACGAAGGCCGAGTCTTTTCTGGAATTCCCGCCGATGAAGACGAACGACAACTAAGATTACGAGTAGCTAATCAAGATCAGCCGGTCGTGATACCAAAATCACAGATCGAATCGCGAGAAATTGCGCCCGTGTCGATGATGCCCGACGGACTTCTGAATACACTTTCGGAAAGAGAAGTCCTGGACTTGGTCGCCTATCTCAAATCGCTCAAACAGGTGCCGCTTCCCGAAACGGATGCCAAATGA
- a CDS encoding MFS transporter, translated as MGSQTGESSRCIGRLGSTAGGSVTPFQKSITLSDEQGTQPFGLCFWLAYAANTALMVGVSALFRYADFVTYLGGDEYELGWIVGIGMLGAILMRVFQGVGIDRYGAGNIWMVSVALVCLSTYAHTWVESLTFPGVYLARILYTTSLAGAFGSSITFISSRAPHHRTGEMIGALGSSGFVGIALGPVVADWLFSLSGSPQLHVHRMFICATAMSGLAFVLALLANRAGVARPVVSRRLPLLPIIRRYHPGMILIVGIAMGVGIGIPFSFVRTFADEFKIDQIQSYFLVYAAVAFIARILCRHWPDRWGVKRSILLGLFFLTSSMVSYLLVRDVWSLMIPASLGGLAHAFVFPAAMTGGSLSFPIRYRGLATTLMLTMFDLGSLVGQPVVGSIVHFAKLFGWPAYPTMFLSVAVFLATVTVIFAISFRQKKTGVRPRPRAIRKQVSAVLKDDTLLTSQTGEDPILSTAGE; from the coding sequence ATGGGATCACAAACGGGTGAGTCCAGCCGTTGTATTGGACGGTTGGGTTCGACTGCCGGCGGGTCGGTAACGCCTTTCCAAAAGAGCATCACTTTGTCAGACGAGCAAGGCACGCAACCCTTTGGGCTCTGCTTCTGGTTGGCCTATGCAGCGAACACCGCCCTGATGGTTGGGGTGAGTGCACTCTTCCGCTATGCCGATTTCGTCACCTATCTTGGCGGCGATGAATACGAATTAGGATGGATTGTGGGCATTGGGATGCTGGGTGCGATCTTGATGCGCGTATTTCAAGGAGTCGGTATTGACCGTTATGGCGCAGGCAACATTTGGATGGTGTCTGTCGCCTTGGTTTGCCTCAGCACGTATGCTCATACCTGGGTCGAATCGCTCACCTTTCCCGGCGTGTACCTGGCACGAATTCTTTACACGACAAGTTTGGCAGGAGCGTTCGGATCATCAATTACCTTTATCTCTTCACGAGCACCTCACCATCGTACCGGAGAGATGATTGGAGCTCTGGGATCATCGGGATTTGTTGGAATTGCCTTAGGCCCCGTTGTGGCAGACTGGCTGTTTTCATTGTCCGGTAGCCCACAACTTCATGTCCACAGAATGTTTATCTGTGCAACTGCGATGAGTGGCCTTGCTTTTGTCTTGGCCTTGCTGGCGAATCGCGCGGGCGTTGCACGTCCGGTCGTCAGTCGTCGTTTGCCGCTGTTGCCAATTATCCGCCGTTATCATCCGGGTATGATTTTGATCGTTGGAATTGCGATGGGTGTTGGGATTGGAATACCATTCTCATTCGTGCGCACTTTTGCAGATGAATTCAAAATCGATCAGATTCAGAGCTACTTTTTGGTCTATGCGGCGGTCGCTTTCATCGCACGAATCCTCTGTCGTCATTGGCCCGATCGGTGGGGAGTGAAACGTTCGATATTACTTGGCCTTTTCTTTTTAACCAGTAGTATGGTTTCTTACCTTTTGGTTCGGGATGTCTGGTCGTTGATGATTCCGGCCAGTTTGGGCGGTTTGGCCCATGCGTTTGTCTTTCCGGCTGCAATGACAGGCGGTAGTCTTTCTTTTCCAATCCGCTATCGTGGCTTGGCGACCACCTTGATGCTGACGATGTTCGACCTTGGCAGTTTGGTTGGTCAGCCCGTTGTTGGTTCGATCGTGCACTTTGCCAAGTTGTTCGGTTGGCCCGCCTATCCAACGATGTTTTTGTCAGTAGCGGTCTTTCTCGCCACAGTCACCGTGATCTTCGCGATCAGTTTTCGACAGAAAAAGACGGGTGTTCGACCGAGACCTCGAGCGATTCGTAAGCAAGTTTCGGCCGTTCTAAAAGATGACACGCTCTTAACCAGCCAGACCGGGGAGGATCCCATCCTGTCCACTGCTGGGGAATGA
- a CDS encoding DNA gyrase subunit B, whose protein sequence is MNDLEKPEDNEPKSLHAGNSEYTSEDLQHLSDLEHVRERPSMYIGDTTGRGLHHLVYEVVDNSIDEAMAGFASSVQVTINTDGSVTVEDDGRGIPVDRHEQLSEEAGREVSTVEGVMTVLKFGGKFEKGAYQTSGGLHGVGVTVVNFLSEWCEVEVYREGHVYQQEYQRGIPQGPVNRVGATKKEGTKTTFKPDTQIFQTTKFAYDTLFKRLQELAFLNRGVRIIYQDHRNNEGEEFHYERGILDFVEHLNRASEPIHSDVIYLEGESEGVGYEIALQYSSEFTENMHTYVNNIHTHEGGTHVSGFRSALTRSLNTYGRKENLFKDVTPSGDDFREGLTAVISMRVPHPQFEGQTKTKLGNSEVEGIVNSSVGEFLAKYFEETPRSAKIIIRKGMLAAEAREAARKAKALLRERKGALSGGGLPGKLRDCISKDMERCELYLVEGDSAGGSAEGGRLRQYQAILPLRGKIINAYKSREDKVLANEEVRSMIQAIGAGIGSEQDISKRRYNKIIIMTDADVDGSHIRTLLLCFFYRQMYELVSKGHVYVAQPPLFRVKQKKHTYYVQTDDEMKTQLLEKGLGDSVLDAGDGNLIDGESMAKLCQILAAMEESLVVLERRGIALKTHAERMDFESGKMPVYHVFVGYHEYWLNSRKQLEELVAKTEQETGNELTVDDSSTDENDESLEDQSTKLQITEFHEVRTINNGLADLAKHGFDIQSLIPQDRTGIEDPRYVLRRGENEIPLEDLRGLLLAVRAAGEKGLQITRFKGLGEMNAEELRETTLDPENRTLLKVTMQDAGAADEMFRVLMGDKVEPRREFIEKHALDVRNLDV, encoded by the coding sequence ATGAACGATTTAGAAAAACCAGAAGACAACGAGCCAAAAAGTTTGCACGCTGGAAATAGCGAATACACTTCAGAAGATCTCCAGCATTTGTCTGATCTGGAGCACGTGCGCGAGCGACCCAGTATGTACATTGGTGACACAACCGGTCGAGGTTTGCATCACCTAGTCTACGAGGTTGTTGACAATTCCATCGATGAAGCCATGGCAGGTTTCGCGTCCAGCGTGCAAGTGACCATCAACACGGATGGATCTGTGACGGTTGAAGACGACGGTCGAGGTATTCCAGTCGATCGGCATGAACAATTGTCGGAAGAGGCGGGCCGAGAGGTATCGACTGTTGAAGGGGTCATGACGGTCCTGAAATTCGGTGGAAAGTTCGAGAAAGGTGCCTACCAAACTTCCGGTGGTCTGCACGGTGTGGGCGTCACCGTGGTTAATTTTCTCTCTGAATGGTGCGAGGTCGAAGTTTATCGCGAAGGGCATGTCTATCAGCAAGAGTACCAACGTGGAATTCCACAGGGCCCAGTCAATCGTGTGGGGGCAACCAAAAAAGAAGGTACGAAGACCACGTTCAAACCCGACACCCAGATTTTTCAGACTACCAAATTTGCCTACGACACGCTCTTCAAACGACTCCAGGAACTAGCCTTCTTGAACCGGGGTGTGAGGATCATTTACCAAGATCACCGTAACAACGAAGGTGAAGAGTTTCATTATGAGCGGGGAATTCTCGATTTTGTTGAGCATTTGAATCGAGCGAGTGAGCCGATTCACAGTGATGTGATCTATTTGGAAGGTGAATCGGAAGGAGTTGGATACGAGATTGCCTTGCAGTATTCCAGTGAATTCACCGAAAATATGCACACCTACGTCAACAATATCCACACCCACGAAGGTGGAACCCACGTGTCAGGCTTTCGCTCTGCTTTGACGCGTTCCTTGAACACGTACGGAAGGAAGGAAAATCTATTTAAAGATGTGACACCGTCTGGAGACGACTTTCGGGAAGGCTTAACGGCGGTCATTTCGATGCGTGTCCCGCACCCGCAATTCGAAGGTCAAACCAAGACCAAGTTGGGCAACAGTGAGGTGGAAGGAATTGTAAATTCGTCTGTAGGTGAATTCCTTGCCAAGTACTTTGAAGAAACGCCGCGTTCCGCAAAGATAATCATCAGAAAAGGAATGTTGGCCGCCGAAGCACGTGAAGCGGCCCGCAAAGCAAAAGCTCTCTTACGAGAACGAAAAGGGGCCCTCTCCGGTGGTGGCCTGCCAGGCAAACTGCGTGACTGTATCAGCAAAGATATGGAACGCTGTGAACTTTATCTGGTGGAAGGTGATTCGGCCGGCGGCAGTGCAGAAGGAGGTCGATTGCGGCAGTATCAGGCAATTCTTCCGCTCCGAGGTAAGATCATCAATGCGTATAAGTCGCGTGAAGATAAGGTCTTGGCCAATGAAGAAGTGCGCAGCATGATCCAAGCGATCGGTGCCGGCATCGGATCCGAACAGGATATTTCAAAACGCCGGTACAACAAAATTATTATCATGACAGATGCCGATGTGGATGGATCGCACATTCGTACGCTCTTGCTCTGCTTTTTTTATCGGCAAATGTACGAATTGGTGTCCAAAGGTCACGTCTATGTTGCTCAGCCACCTCTGTTTCGAGTGAAACAAAAGAAGCATACGTATTACGTGCAGACGGACGATGAGATGAAGACCCAGCTGCTTGAAAAAGGCTTGGGTGATTCTGTCTTGGATGCCGGTGACGGCAACCTAATCGATGGTGAAAGCATGGCTAAGCTTTGCCAGATTCTTGCAGCGATGGAGGAATCACTTGTTGTCTTGGAACGCCGCGGTATCGCGTTGAAAACGCATGCTGAGCGCATGGATTTTGAGTCCGGAAAGATGCCGGTCTACCATGTGTTTGTTGGCTACCATGAGTACTGGCTGAACAGTCGTAAACAATTGGAGGAACTGGTTGCCAAGACAGAACAAGAAACAGGTAACGAGTTAACCGTGGATGATTCATCGACGGATGAAAACGATGAATCCTTGGAAGACCAAAGCACGAAGCTTCAGATTACAGAATTTCATGAAGTTCGCACTATCAACAACGGCCTTGCCGATTTAGCGAAACACGGATTCGACATCCAATCACTGATTCCACAGGATCGAACCGGAATCGAGGATCCGCGCTATGTGCTGCGTCGGGGCGAAAACGAGATTCCTCTGGAAGATCTCCGAGGTCTGTTACTTGCCGTGCGAGCTGCAGGTGAAAAAGGCTTACAAATCACCCGGTTTAAAGGTCTTGGCGAAATGAACGCCGAGGAATTACGCGAGACAACGCTCGATCCAGAGAATCGGACGTTGTTGAAGGTGACGATGCAGGATGCGGGAGCAGCGGATGAAATGTTCCGCGTTTTGATGGGAGACAAGGTCGAACCTCGACGCGAATTCATTGAAAAACATGCGTTGGACGTTCGTAATCTGGATGTTTAG
- a CDS encoding DUF721 domain-containing protein: MTGSKRYNSKKSEPRKRDARKLADVLPQLMARRGYNRLLAQEDYSEVWQEIAGQLSQHSRPGQVRRGVLEVIATNSAVVQELTFQKRRLTKALSERMPDQKIRDLRFVVGSIH; this comes from the coding sequence ATGACGGGGTCAAAGCGCTACAATTCCAAGAAGTCGGAACCGCGTAAACGGGATGCGCGAAAATTGGCGGATGTGCTGCCTCAACTGATGGCGCGGCGTGGCTACAACCGTCTATTGGCACAGGAAGATTATTCGGAGGTTTGGCAGGAGATCGCAGGTCAACTTAGCCAGCACAGTCGACCCGGCCAAGTGCGCCGGGGAGTGCTGGAAGTGATCGCTACCAATTCGGCCGTCGTCCAAGAATTGACATTTCAAAAGCGACGTTTGACCAAAGCGCTCTCGGAAAGGATGCCCGATCAAAAAATTCGTGATCTACGTTTTGTCGTGGGTTCTATCCACTGA
- the dnaN gene encoding DNA polymerase III subunit beta: protein MKIKCERDKLLSAFQVAAGVAPSRSPKPILQNVKIEAADNAAVLMATDLEVGIRIDIAELEVEVPGSALLSVAQFKSILSESSDATLRIEADEQGVVVSGDRSKFKLAAGNPAEFPNVPEFGETKYHEVPARLMRELIRRTLFATDTESSRYALGGVLLEMQNDRIIAVGTDGRRLAKMEGPAVSVDGHATGDAMTIVPSRSMQLIERALSDGDAEIRIASRGNDFLVKSPTVTITSRLVEGRFPRWRDVLPQRPEAAHIEISVGPMHSALRQAAIVTSVDSRGIDFTFGKGSLVLCGLTADVGESHVELPIPYDGEEITLCLDHRFVTDFLKVLDQEKIFTLNILDTDSAALFETDDGYGYVVMPLARDRPQAATAETAGTAQ, encoded by the coding sequence ATGAAAATCAAATGCGAACGAGACAAATTGCTTTCTGCGTTTCAAGTCGCAGCCGGCGTGGCTCCGTCCAGAAGTCCCAAGCCGATTCTTCAAAATGTCAAGATCGAAGCAGCTGACAACGCGGCCGTGTTAATGGCAACCGATCTGGAGGTCGGTATTCGAATTGATATTGCCGAATTAGAGGTCGAAGTTCCCGGAAGTGCTCTGTTATCAGTCGCTCAATTCAAATCAATATTGAGTGAATCAAGCGATGCGACATTGCGGATCGAAGCAGACGAGCAGGGGGTTGTTGTCTCGGGTGACCGGAGTAAATTCAAATTGGCAGCAGGAAATCCTGCAGAATTCCCCAATGTGCCGGAATTTGGAGAAACCAAATATCACGAGGTACCGGCTCGTCTGATGAGGGAATTGATTCGTCGAACGCTTTTTGCCACGGACACTGAAAGCAGTCGTTACGCGCTGGGAGGTGTCTTACTCGAGATGCAAAACGACCGCATCATTGCAGTGGGGACGGACGGCCGTCGTTTGGCCAAAATGGAAGGTCCAGCCGTGTCGGTTGATGGGCACGCAACAGGCGATGCGATGACGATTGTGCCTTCTCGCTCCATGCAACTCATCGAACGAGCGTTGTCCGATGGCGATGCGGAAATACGGATCGCATCACGGGGAAATGACTTTCTGGTCAAAAGCCCGACTGTTACGATCACTTCTCGCTTGGTGGAAGGTCGCTTTCCACGTTGGCGCGATGTGCTTCCACAGCGGCCCGAAGCGGCACACATCGAAATTTCAGTGGGACCCATGCATTCGGCGTTACGTCAGGCAGCTATCGTTACGAGTGTAGATAGTCGTGGTATCGACTTTACGTTTGGAAAGGGTTCGCTTGTGCTATGTGGTTTGACCGCTGATGTGGGCGAATCGCATGTTGAATTACCAATTCCCTATGATGGTGAAGAAATCACACTCTGTCTTGATCATCGATTTGTCACCGACTTCCTCAAGGTGCTTGATCAGGAAAAAATCTTTACGCTCAATATTCTCGATACCGATAGCGCCGCACTGTTTGAAACGGATGATGGATATGGCTACGTCGTGATGCCATTGGCGCGTGACCGGCCGCAAGCCGCTACGGCTGAAACGGCGGGAACCGCCCAGTAA
- a CDS encoding DnaA/Hda family protein, producing MTVGIATLSLEPVSKVTSRRSKASAESGALLREFLLGPENALIKNGIGLTFENNAPSLAIQYHPLLITAPAGYGKTQLLHALAATWSRQNDQEQVTLLSASEFVHSYLEAIKLDDVSQFQQRYCRPGLLLIDNLNELRDSPKTQHTLSNIIDHRHRFERPTVFAASQPLHALKLSARLESRLSHGVCVPLQLPSADTRKELLMRLCQQRNLKLGIEVQEHLANRTQTSIPQLIGLVNQIITSNIDPSCPVEFSQIEKLLDSDIDPLDPRKIIRATARHFGLKVTNVTGASRRKMDALARSVAMFLIRELTPLSYQQIGQLFQQRDHSTVMHACRKVQRMIDSDSTTRSAVHELERALSPHAA from the coding sequence GTGACTGTCGGAATTGCCACGTTATCGTTGGAGCCAGTCTCCAAAGTGACAAGTCGTCGCTCCAAGGCGTCGGCTGAATCTGGTGCGCTGCTGCGCGAATTTCTATTAGGTCCGGAAAATGCGTTGATCAAAAATGGTATCGGACTAACCTTCGAAAACAACGCGCCCTCGTTAGCGATCCAATATCATCCGCTCCTCATCACCGCTCCGGCCGGCTACGGCAAAACACAACTGCTTCACGCGTTAGCGGCGACCTGGTCGCGGCAAAACGATCAGGAACAGGTGACACTTTTGTCGGCGAGTGAATTTGTACACAGTTACCTGGAAGCGATAAAGCTGGACGACGTTTCACAATTTCAACAACGCTATTGCCGACCCGGTCTCTTGCTGATTGACAACTTAAATGAACTGCGTGATAGTCCCAAAACCCAACATACTCTATCAAACATCATCGACCATCGACATCGGTTTGAACGGCCAACTGTTTTCGCCGCCTCGCAACCACTTCACGCGCTGAAGTTATCAGCCCGACTTGAAAGTCGACTGTCTCACGGCGTCTGCGTTCCCTTGCAACTACCGTCCGCAGATACTCGCAAAGAACTGCTGATGCGATTGTGCCAACAACGAAACTTGAAACTAGGCATCGAAGTTCAGGAACACCTCGCCAATCGCACCCAGACGTCCATTCCACAACTCATTGGACTGGTCAATCAGATTATCACTTCAAACATTGATCCGTCTTGTCCAGTTGAGTTTTCGCAGATCGAAAAATTATTGGATTCCGACATCGATCCCTTGGATCCAAGAAAGATCATCCGAGCAACGGCTCGACACTTCGGTTTGAAAGTCACCAATGTGACCGGAGCATCTCGTCGAAAAATGGATGCTCTCGCTCGAAGCGTTGCGATGTTTCTGATCCGAGAACTTACGCCCTTGAGCTACCAACAAATTGGTCAGCTGTTTCAGCAACGAGATCATTCAACCGTGATGCATGCGTGTAGAAAAGTGCAACGGATGATCGATTCTGACTCGACCACGCGAAGCGCAGTTCATGAACTAGAACGAGCCTTGTCGCCTCACGCGGCATGA